From the Aquarana catesbeiana isolate 2022-GZ linkage group LG10, ASM4218655v1, whole genome shotgun sequence genome, the window GAGAAACCCGGGTGAGAAATGCTGGGGTCATGTAATAAACTGCCTACAAACACCGAGCCCCTCAATATCTATAGTCACCACACAGTTCTCACCTTGAGGTCCACCCGCACCCAGACTCCTCTGTACCGGCCACATAGACTTGTATGTATGATACACCCAGACCGGGGCCACGAGTGGAGAAATTTCATGTCAGCCCCAAGTCTGAAGAGTCCAAAGAGTACAGAAGCCAAGTGGTCCAAGTAGACGATGTCCAGCGATGAGGATATTTCATAAAAACCAATGTTCTGTGAAGGTGCGAATCCTTCTCCCCTCGGAGTCACAAGCCGGGACATCCCTTATTGGAGAGCCCATTGGATGCCCCATTCCGTGTCAGTCACGGGCAGCAGCTGGTAAACCAGATGGAACAATCTCCAGCTATTCAGATGTCGGCACATAACTCAAAACAATGAGATTAGATAAGAGGTATACGATCAACAGTAATAATTATAAATGCTACAAAATGCCGTTCACTATTAATCATCACCCAGCAAAAGATTAATATGTCAGGAAAAGGAGAAGCTAATGACAGAATCATAACAACACAATCTATCATCACTTCGTCCTTCTCTATTCACTGTATAATGGATGAGCCCCAATATTTGTGTTGTATCACATGGGGACGGGGCGGTGTCTGGTCCCTGGGGACCTCTCTGCTGGTTTGGAGAAATAGTTAATCAGATCCATGACCCATGGTACCACATGTCTTCTTCTTCTACTATTTACAATACAGACATGGCACCCAGATCTACACTACAAACCACCAAGCTAGGCCATAGGAAGTTCATCTCTACCTATCAATGCACCACAAAGCTTCCACTTTATATAATGCGAGGGAAATAGACGACGAATCAAACATTTCTCCGGGCTTCATTATGCCATCCACAAAGAGAGCGTAGGTTAATGTTCTGAGCTGAAACTGTGTCCTCCTAGGAAAGCACCCGAGGGGGAGAATGATTGATTTGGCGTTGTATTGGTTGATAGAAGTGAAGAAAATGTCATTAGCTCACCAAGGATTCCTCGAAAGGGTCCAAATCTTTATTCCATGGTCACATGATAAATTTACAGCAAAGTTTCGGAGCCAAGCAGGGCCCCATCGCCAGGCAAGTGATTTGCCTGACAAAGGGGCCCTGTGTGGCTTTGAAACGTTGCTGTAAATTTATCATGTGACCatggaataaagctttggaccctttcgagGAATCCTTGGTGAGCTAatgacattttcttcactttgGTCATCCACGGTTTCCAGCccatggtcattacagcacccagcatcacTAAACAGACGGTTTCTTGAATGTGTGCGTGGGGAACATTGCGTTTGTATTGGTTGAAAGAACCCCAATATGTGCCTAGTGATCCTCTGACCATATACATGGTTTAATACATAGGACTAAATTCACAAAGATTCAAAACAAGGATACAGaactttattttagctgtgtgactGTATCTTCTACATTTTACTGGACTGAAAataactttttttgtaaataagagTCCTCTTTCTAGAGTGTTAGATTTGTGAATTGAGCCCATAGTATATATAGTTATTCAGGTCTGGAGAGAGGGACAAGCCACCCATATTCAGGATGTGAGCTCAGCCCACAGTCATGGAAGAGCTGGTACAGGGTGATAACACACCTATGGAGGACAGATAGGACAGATGATCATGTCTTGTCTCTGTTGTTCTTTTAGACGCTGGTCAGTAACAATATCACTTCCTCATAGGTTGGAGATCACACCTTTCCTCTGGAGTCAGTGAAGAAGTACAAAGATATTTTATATAAGAGTCAGAATGTGAAATCTGATGAAAATAAAATCCACGGTATGTCAATGTGTAAGAACCCAGGACTGCCCAAAGAGTTCCAGGAACTGTGCCAGACTGGAGACCACCAACTGGTCATGAAGATCCTGACAGAGATCTGTAATGTATCTTCTTCTTACTGACATAGAACTGATACAGCTCCCATAATCCTCCCTACAGTCCCACAAGACGCCGTTAGGCACACTCAGATTGACCCCATAGTACAAGCCCTCTAGTTATGTGAGGGGGGCTCTCGGGTCCTAGAAGACCGGGgacacctctgagcaccatttaCATTAAAAATTCTGTATGCTCGGGGCCTCCACCTCCCCTCCATTTAGTGTCTCCTGTCCTCCCATTTCCACACCATCCTCCCCATTACTGCACTCTTCACTCCTCTCCTCTTACAATCCACCCCTACAAActcctctctacccccccccctgcacccccatgCACACCTTCCTTTTTTCTACCCCCTATTCCCACACCTTCCTCTCTTCTACTACCTAAATTCCTAGACACACCTCTCTTCTTCCACCTAACTCCTGCACCCTCCTCTCTTCTGTCTTCCCATTTCTACACCGTCCTCTCTtcttccacctccctcctgtgaCCTCCTTTCCTCACCCACACCATCCCTGCACCTTCCTCTCCACTACTCCCCATCCCTGCACCTTCCTCTCCACTACTCCCCATCCCTGCACCTTCCTCTCCACTACTCCCCATTCCTGCATCTTCCTCTCTACTGCCACCCTATCCCTGTACCCTCCTCTCTACCGCCACCCCATCCCTGCACCCTCCTCTCTACCGCCACCCCATCCCTGCACCCTCCTCTCTACTCTCACTTGTTTTTGCAGTAGGACCAGACAAGCATTTTTTAATATCTCCTGGCCCCCCTAATTATGacattttgtgttttgttttcagCCAAAATTTGTGCCAACATAGATGAGTGTGAGCTCTGCGCCCACCCGGCCTGCCGATGTACGTAGTGCCGACCTGTCCATCACCTCCTCCTCCTCGATGAACGATGAACGCTCTGAAACCTTCGTCTACTGATTGAACAAATCAATAATAAGCTGGAAATTCTGTATACAAAATAAAATGATGACAAAAATTCACTCATTCTGGCTGTTTGTGTTTGTTATGCCATGTTCCTACTTCCAGGCTCCAGTGATGGAAATCAGGACCTGCTGTAGTTATGTAAAAGGAAAATGCATGTACTGGTGACCATTCGGGAGAATTAAGCAAATCTGTCCAATGGGGACACACTTAAAAATAAAGACCTGAAATTTTTTCCCAGCTAAAGAGCAACTGGGAAAGCGTGTTCAGGatgggaccaactggggagggtgttcaggatggaccaactggggagggtgttcaggatgggaccaactggggagggtgttcaggatgggaccaactggggagggtgttcaggatgggaccaactggggagggtgttcaggatggaccaactggggagggtgttcaggatgggaccaactggggagggtgttcagggttggaccaactggggagggtgtgtagggtgggacCAAATGAGgagggtgtgtagggtgggaccaactggggaaggtgtgtagggtgggaccaactggggaaggtgtgcagagtgggaccaactggggaaggtgtgcagagtgggaccaactggggagggtgtgcagggtgggaccaactggggaggggtgtgcagggtgggaccaactggggagggtgtgtgtggtgggaccaactggggaaggtgtgcagggtgggaccaactggggagggtgtTCAGGATGGGACAAACTAGGGAGGGTGTTCAGGatgggaccaactggggagggtgtgtatggtgggaccaactggggagggtgtTCAGGGTGGAATCAACTGGGGAGGGTGTTCAGGGTGGAATCCACTGGGGAAGGTGTTCAGGGTTGGACCAACTGGGGAGTGTGTGtagggtgggaccaactggggaaggtgtgcagggtgggaccaactggggaaggtgtgcagagtgggaccaactggggagggtgtgcagggtgggaccaactggggaggggtgtgtgtggtgggaccaactggggaaggtgtgcagggtgggaccaactggggaaggtgtgtagggtgggaccaactggggagggtgtgtatggtgggaccaactggggagggtgtgtagggtgggaccaactggggagggtgttcaggatgggaccaactggggaggggtgtgcagggtgggaccaactggggaaggtgtgcagggtgggaccaactggggaaggtgtgtagggtgggaccaactggggagggtgttcagggttggaccaactggggagggtgtgtagggtgggacCAAATGAGgagggtgtgtagggtgggaccaactggggaaggTGTGTAGGGTGGGACCAACTTGGGAAGGTGTGCAGAGTGGGACCAAATGAGgagggtgtgtagggtgggaccaactggggaaggtgtgtagggtgggaccaactggggaaggtgtgcagagtgggaccaactggggagggtgtgcagggtgggaccaactggggaggggtgtgcagggtgggaccaactggggagggtgtGCAGAGTGGGACCAAATGAGgagggtgtgtagggtgggacCAACTGGGTAAGGTGTGTAGGGTGGGACCTACTGGGGAAGGTGTGCAGAgtgggaccaactggggaaggtgtgcagagtgggaccaactggggagggtgtgcagggtgggaccaactggggaggggtgtgcagggtgggaccaactggggagggtgtgtgtggtgggaccaactggggaaggtgtgcagggtgggaccaactggggaggggtgtgcagggtgggaccaactggggagggtgtgtgtggtgggaccaactggggaaggtgtgcagggtgggaccaactggggagggtgtTCAGGATGGGACAAACTAGGGAGGGTGTTCAGGatgggaccaactggggagggtgtgtatggtgggaccaactggggagggtgtTCAGGGTGGAATCAACTGGGGAGGGTGTTCAGGGTGGAATCCACTGGGGAGGGTGTTCAGGGTTGGACCAACTGGGGAGTGTGTGtagggtgggaccaactggggaaggtgtgcagggtgggaccaactggggaaggtgtgcagagtgggaccaactggggagggtgtgcagggtgggaccaactggggaggggtgtgtgtggtgggaccaactggggaaggtgtgcagggtgggaccaactggggaaggtgtgtagggtgggaccaactggggagggtgtgtagggtgggacCAAATGAGGAGGGTGTGTatggtgggaccaactggggaggggtgtgcagggtgggaccaactggggaaggtgtgcagggtgggaccaactggggaaggtgtgtagggtgggaccaactggggagggtgttcagggttggaccaactggggagggtgtgtagggtgggacCAAATGAGgagggtgtgtagggtgggaccaactggggaaggtgtgtagggtgggaccaactggggaaggtgtgcagagtgggaccaactggggagggtgtgcagggtgggaccaactggggaggggtgtgtgtggtgggaccaactggggaaggtgtgcagggtgggaccaactggggagggtgtgtgtggtgggaccaactggggaaggtgtgcagggtgggaccaactggggagggtgtgcagggtgggaccaactggggagggtgtgtgtggtgggaccaactggggaaggtgtgcagggtgggaccaactggggagggtgtTCAGGATGGGACCAACTAGGGAGGGTGTTCAGGATGGAACCAACTGGGGAGGGTGTGTATGGTGGGACTAACTGGGGAGGGTGTTCAGGGTGGAATCAACTGGGGAGGGTGTTCAGGGTGGAATCCACTGGGGAGGGTGTTCAGGGTTGGAACAACTGGGAAGTGTGTGtagggtgggaccaactggggaaggtgtgcagagtgggaccaactggggaaggtgtgcagggtgggaccaactggggaggggtgtgcagggtgggaccaactggggagggtgtgtgtggtgggaccaactggggaaggtgtgcagggtgggaccaactggggagggtgttcaggatgggaccaactggggagggtgtGTATGGTGGGACCAATTGGGGAGGGTGTTCAGGGTGGAATCAACTGGGGAGGGTGTTCAGGGTGGAATCCACTGGGGAGGGTGTTCAGGGTTGGACCAACTGGGGAGTGTGTGtagggtgggaccaactggggaaggtgtgcagggtgggaccaactggggaaggtgtgcagagtgggaccaactggggagggtgtgcagggtgggaccaactggggaggggtgtgtgtggtgggaccaactggggaaggtgtgcagggtgggaccaactggggaaggtgtgtagggtgggaccaactggggagggtgtgtagggtgggacCAAATGAGGAGGGTGTGTatggtgggaccaactggggaggggtgtgcagggtgggaccaactggggaaggtgtgcagggtgggaccaactggggagggtgtTCAGGATGGGACCAACTAGGGAGGGTGTTCAGGATGGAACCAACTGGGGAGGGTGTGTATGGTGGGACTAACTGGGGAGGGTGTTCAGGGTGGAATCAACTGGGGAGGGTGTTCAGGGTGGAATCCACTGGGGAGGGTGTTCAGGGTTGGAACAACTGGGGAGTGTGTGtagggtgggaccaactggggaaggtgtgcagggtgggaccaactggggaaggtgtgcagagtgggaccaactggggagggtgtgcagggtgggaccaactggggagggtgtgcagggtgggaccaactggggaggggtgtgtgtggtgggaccaactggggaaggtgtgcagggtgggaccaactggggaaggtgtgtagggtgggaccaactggggagggtgtgtatggtgggaccaactggggagggtgtgtagggtgggacCAAATGAGGAGGGTGTGTatggtgggaccaactggggagggtgtgtagggtgggacCAAATGAGGAGGGTGTGTatggtgggaccaactggggagggtgtgtagggtgggaccaactggggaaggtgtgtagggtgggaccaactggggagggtgtgtatggtgggaccaactggggagggtgtgtagggtgggacCAAATGAGGAGGGTGTGTatggtgggaccaactggggagggtgtgtagggtgggacCAAATGAGGAGGGTGTGTatggtgggaccaactggggagggtgtgtacggtgggaccaactggggaaggtgtgtagggtgggaccaactggggagggtgtgcagggtgggaccaactggggagggtgtgcagggtgggaccaactggggagggtgtgcagggtgggaccaactggggagggtgtTCAGGGTGGAATCAACTGGGGAGGGTGTTCAGGGTGGAATCCACTGGGGAGGGTGTTCAGGGTTGGACCAACTGGGGAGTGTGTGTAGGGTAGGAACCAACTGGGGAAGGTGTGcagggtgggaccaactggggaaggtgtgcagagtgggaccaactggggaggggtgtgcagggtgggaccaactggggaggggTGTGCgtggtgggaccaactggggaaggtgtgcagggtgggaccaactggggaaggtgtgtagggtgggaccaactggggagggtgtGTATGGTGGGACCAATTGGGgagggtgtgtagggtgggacCAAATGAGGAGGGTGTGTatggtgggaccaactggggaggggtgtgcagggtgggaccaactggggaaggtgtgcagggtgggaccaactggggaaggtgtgtagggtgggaccaactggggagggtgtgtatggtgggaccaactggggagggtgttcagggttggaccaactggggagggtgtgtagggtgggacCAAATGAGgagggtgtgtagggtgggaccaactggggaaggtgtgtagggtgggaccaactggggaaggtgtgcagagtgggaccaactggggaaggtgtgcagagtgggaccaactggggagggtgtgcagggtgggaccaactggggaggggtgtgcagggtgggaccaactggggagggtgtgtgtggtgggaccaactggggaaggTGTTCAGGATGGGACCAACTAGGGAGGGTGTTCAGGATGGAACCAACTGGGGAGGGTGTTCAGGATGGGACCAACTAGGGAGGGTGTTCAGGATGGAACCAACTGGGGAGGGTGTGTatggtgggaccaactggggagggtgtTCAGGGTGGAATCCACTGGGGAGGGTGTTCAGGGTGGAATCCACTGGGGAGGGTGTTCAGGGTTGGACCAACTGGGGAGTGTGTGtagggtgggaccaactggggaaggtgtgcagggtgggaccaactggggagggtgtgtagggtgggaccaactggggaggggtgtgtgtggtgggaccaactggggaaggtgtgcagggtgggaccaactggggaaggtgtgtagggtgggaccaactggggagggtgtgtatggtgggaccaactggggagggtgtgtagggtgggacCAAATGAGGAGGGTGTGTatggtgggaccaactggggaggggtgtgcagggtgggaccaactggggaaggtgtgtagggtgggaccaactggggaaggtgtgtagggtgggaccaactggggaaggtgtgtagggtgggaccaactggggagggtgtgtatggtgggaccaactggggagggtgtgtagggtgggacCAAATGAGGAGGGTGTGTatggtgggaccaactggggagggtgtGTAGGGTGGCACCAAATGAGGAGGGTGTGTatggtgggaccaactggggaaggtgtgtagggtgggaccaactggggagggtgtgcagggtgggaccaactggggagggtgtgtagggtgggacCAAATGAGGAGAGTGTGtagggtgggaccaactggggaaggtgtgtagggtgggaccaactggggagggtgtgcagggtgggaccaactggggaggggtgtgtatggtgggaccaactggggagggtgtgtagggtgggaccaactggggaaggtgtgcagggtgggaccaattggggaggagtgtgcagggtgggaccaactggggagggtgtGTATGGTGGGACCAACtgaagagggtgtgtagggtgggaccaactggggagggtgtGCAGGGTGGCTATAGAAAGGATCTCTGCTAGAGATTCAGAAGACTGTGGTCATGTTACATAAGGCCATGTACCAAGTTCCCAAGACTACAAAACACTGCTGCCATAGTGGAAGAGATCGCTTCCATGGTGGAGGAGATTGGTGCAATTGTGGAGGAGATTGGTGCCATGGTGGAAGAGATTGGTGCCATGGTGGAAGAGATTGGTGCCATGGTACAAGAGGCTTTAGTTGATGTGTCTTTCTTTAGACTTCCCCCACAttaccagagagggctagaagaaaCTGTTGGGGCCTGCGCTCAGCACTGCTTGTACCGGGAAGAAGGGAAcatcccgaaagcttgtcctgaatacGTAAATGTTAAGCTGGCCGTAGATCGATAGATATTCAAACAAATATTCTTTGTATACAAAAATTCGTACAAACAATTCTTAGAACATTCGCTTGTCGTTTAAATGATTTTGTTTACTTTTCACATTTGATTTTGGAAAGAATGGAAAGATTTTaccgaacaaaaaccacattcactgttaaaaGTTTGTTCGAGAAAGATTTACAAACTGCTCCTTCGTCAATTTAAtctcactaacgattagaaaaacggaaaaactttcttagaaccttcttttcccaagaattttcatttgaaattctaccatctatggccagctttagtgcaaATAATAAAGTATCGGGTCCAGTACTGAACTGTTTTATACGGCTCCAATCACCGTATCCACCTTACAATCCATATCACTTCCTCTGCCCCTTCCCAGGTCCGCTCACCCTCCACTCTCAGCTTTTCTCTGtatccccccttctccccttcatAGTCCAGATGTTACTTATAATACTAGCACCCCCAAAATGGCTGCTGGAGCCCATCACTGCAGACACTTCAATAGCTGTGTTAATCCACTGCCCAGAGTGCAGAGCCATCTAGACTGTGATTGGTGGAGGGGCGGGTCTGGGATTACACTTAGCAATCAGTGTAGTGTGTGCTGATTGTGTTTGCCTGAAGCTTGCCGGGAGCTGCCAATTGACAGAAAGAGATCCcagccttccctcctcctccttcccgaAGAAGAAGAAAGtgtcagggttctgtgctggagcGACCCCCATGACACCAATGCGAGGCTCTGGAAGCGGTGATGCTGCCCTCGCCTCTCGCTCTCAGGGGGCCAGACTCAGGACAAGTTCCAGCCATGGCACATCAGGGAGTGGCAGTGGTCCTGCACGGGGTTCGGCAGTCTGGCAATTTTTCTCCACATCCCCGGAAGACGTGTCTGTTGCCGTATGCAACTTATGTGAGCAGAGGCTAAGCCGGGGCCGTCCGGGGACCCATTTGGGAACTTCGGCGCTCATACAGCACATGCGACGCCATCATACCATCCTATGGGAGATGTGCAGTGGCCAACAACGCCAAGCCCTTCCTCCTCGTAATCAGTCCAGTTTTCAATCCAAGACCCACAGAGCATCATCATCCTCATCGTTTGCCACTGCCGCTCTTACCCACAGCGTCCAGGCCTCTTCGGGGCAGGAAGACGCCGCTGTCTGTTGTAGCGATGATGAAGAAGGCGACACGGCCAGTACTAAAAGCAAGTTGGACCCCAGTGGCTCTTTGGCTATGCACAGTCAGCCTCACTCCCACCAGCAGCAAGAGCATAACCCTTCTCCTCCACCTCCCTACAGTCACCAACCATCCATTGTGGAGTGTCTGGAACGGAAACAGAAACACGCTGCCAATCATCCGCTAGTATGCCAACTCAATGCTCACCTAGCCAGATTGCTGGTGATGCAGTCGCTGCCGTACCAACTAGTGGATTCCAACTCTTTTCATAAACTCATGGAGTGTGCTCAGCCTCGATGGAGGATACCAAGCAGCCACTACTTCTCTAACAAGGCTATCCCTGCCCTCTACGCTCACGTCACCAAGAACGTCGCCCATTCCCTCGATTTCTCCCTTTGCAGCTCAGTGCACACCACTGCCGAAATCTGGACCAG encodes:
- the LOC141109771 gene encoding guanylin-like: MWTKLLCLLVFLYVADSVIVEVGDHTFPLESVKKYKDILYKSQNVKSDENKIHGMSMCKNPGLPKEFQELCQTGDHQLVMKILTEISKICANIDECELCAHPACRCT